One genomic region from Brevinema andersonii encodes:
- a CDS encoding arginine--tRNA ligase — protein sequence MINCSPKESIRYLVTQALIRIGAEIPHFIAVESPENPEYGHYAVPIAMQLARSLKKNPRLIAQEIYNIIHQDSMFSKVEIARAGYLNFFLSSDYLEQKLQFIMSHNDYGKNSSLQGKHILLEYVSANPTGPLHIGHGRWAAIGDSLARFLSFSGASVHREFYINDAGIQIAHLNESVQAVLRGDAISEDGYHGTYITELAQETKALNQPPEQIMLEKQKATLNEFRVVFDTWFSEKTLHESGDLETAIQKLKGKNAAYTKDGALWFRSSELGKDDKDRVLVKSDGSYTYFAADIAYHFSKIKRGYSFLIDILGADHHGYVERIAAAVKIFGGELFVLLGQLVNLFRNGEPVRMSKRTGDLISLDEVINEIGVDALRYLLLRRPIRSALDFDLEKAKIISNDNPVYYVQYAHARICSILRNTQLDADFQHFKGEHEKELLREIVKFEDIILEIAHDFDLQKLPAYLEGLASCFHRFYKNCRIIDDPNESSRLALCVAARTVFANGLELLGVSAPEVMSHEA from the coding sequence ATGATCAATTGCTCACCTAAGGAATCCATTCGTTATTTGGTGACGCAGGCTCTTATTAGAATAGGAGCTGAAATTCCTCATTTTATTGCGGTTGAATCCCCAGAAAATCCAGAATATGGTCATTATGCTGTTCCGATTGCTATGCAGCTTGCGCGTTCTCTGAAAAAAAATCCACGGCTTATTGCTCAAGAAATATATAATATCATACATCAAGATTCTATGTTTTCTAAGGTTGAAATTGCAAGAGCTGGATATTTAAATTTTTTTTTAAGTTCGGATTATCTAGAGCAAAAACTTCAATTTATTATGAGCCATAATGATTATGGAAAAAACTCTTCTCTTCAAGGCAAACATATACTTTTGGAATATGTCAGTGCAAATCCTACAGGGCCTCTTCATATTGGACATGGGCGTTGGGCAGCTATAGGTGATAGTTTGGCACGGTTTCTTAGTTTTTCGGGAGCTTCAGTACACCGCGAATTTTATATTAATGATGCTGGAATTCAAATCGCCCATCTAAATGAAAGTGTTCAGGCAGTACTTAGAGGAGATGCTATTTCAGAAGACGGTTATCATGGAACATATATTACAGAACTTGCTCAGGAAACAAAAGCACTAAATCAGCCTCCGGAACAGATTATGTTGGAAAAACAAAAAGCTACTCTTAATGAATTTCGTGTTGTTTTTGATACTTGGTTTTCAGAGAAAACATTACATGAATCAGGTGATTTAGAAACAGCCATCCAAAAACTTAAGGGAAAAAATGCTGCTTACACTAAAGATGGAGCACTATGGTTTCGTTCTTCTGAATTAGGAAAGGATGATAAAGATCGTGTTTTGGTTAAAAGTGATGGCTCGTATACTTATTTTGCTGCAGATATTGCCTATCATTTCAGCAAAATAAAGCGAGGATATTCTTTTTTGATTGATATTTTAGGTGCTGATCATCATGGTTATGTGGAACGGATTGCTGCAGCTGTAAAAATTTTTGGTGGTGAATTATTTGTGCTTTTAGGGCAGCTGGTGAATTTGTTCCGGAATGGTGAGCCTGTTCGTATGTCAAAACGTACTGGTGATTTGATTTCGTTGGATGAAGTAATTAATGAGATAGGTGTTGATGCATTACGTTATTTATTGTTACGGCGTCCTATCCGTTCAGCACTTGATTTTGACCTGGAGAAAGCAAAAATTATCAGTAATGATAATCCTGTTTATTATGTTCAATATGCTCACGCTCGGATTTGTTCTATTTTAAGAAATACCCAGCTGGATGCCGATTTTCAGCATTTTAAAGGCGAACATGAAAAAGAGTTGCTTAGAGAAATAGTAAAATTTGAAGATATTATTTTAGAAATTGCTCATGATTTTGATTTACAAAAATTGCCTGCTTATCTTGAAGGATTAGCTTCATGTTTCCACCGTTTTTATAAGAACTGCAGAATTATTGACGATCCTAATGAATCATCACGATTAGCGTTATGTGTTGCTGCACGGACAGTTTTTGCCAATGGATTAGAATTGCTGGGTGTCTCTGCTCCAGAAGTAATGAGCCATGAGGCTTGA
- the eno gene encoding phosphopyruvate hydratase: MSLIVDIHAREILDSRGNPTIEADVILEDGTIGRAAVPSGASTGENEAVELRDGDKSRYLGKGVLKAVENVNTIIVDEICGLDALDQVIVDKTMIALDGTDNKSKLGANAILAVSMATAKAAAHYLDVPLYQYLGGTNTKVLPVPLCNVINGGSHAGNKVDFQEFMITPIGAPTFREAVRYAAETFHALKDVLKSKGYNTSVGDEGGFAPDLQSNEEALQLLTAAIEKAGYKPGEQIAIALDPATSELWNHAEEQGKKGYLFWKSNNEVLNSNDMINYWVEMCNKYPIVSIEDGLAENDWEGWKLMTEKLGNKIQIVGDDLFVTNVKYLKKGIENSTANSILVKVNQIGSLTETFDAIEMAKTAKYTSILSHRSGETEDAMIADLAVATNAGQIKTGSMSRSDRLAKYNQLLRIEEELGNGAIYKGIETFYNLGRVYLPVYK; the protein is encoded by the coding sequence ATGTCTTTAATCGTTGATATTCATGCTCGAGAAATTTTAGATTCTCGAGGTAACCCAACAATCGAGGCAGACGTGATTTTAGAAGATGGTACTATCGGTAGAGCTGCTGTACCAAGCGGAGCATCGACAGGCGAAAATGAAGCAGTTGAGCTCCGTGATGGTGATAAAAGTCGTTACTTAGGAAAAGGAGTGCTCAAAGCTGTAGAGAATGTTAACACTATTATTGTTGACGAAATATGCGGTTTAGATGCTCTTGATCAAGTTATTGTTGATAAAACAATGATAGCTCTTGATGGTACAGATAATAAAAGCAAATTAGGTGCTAATGCTATTTTAGCAGTTTCTATGGCTACTGCAAAAGCTGCTGCTCATTATTTGGATGTGCCGCTTTATCAGTATCTTGGCGGTACGAATACCAAAGTTTTACCAGTACCGCTTTGCAATGTTATTAATGGTGGATCTCATGCGGGTAATAAAGTGGATTTTCAAGAATTTATGATTACTCCTATTGGGGCACCAACTTTCCGTGAAGCGGTTCGCTATGCTGCAGAAACCTTTCATGCTCTGAAAGACGTGCTTAAATCAAAAGGATATAATACTTCAGTAGGTGATGAAGGTGGATTTGCACCTGATTTGCAGTCTAATGAAGAAGCACTTCAATTATTGACAGCGGCTATCGAAAAAGCCGGCTATAAACCCGGAGAACAAATTGCTATTGCATTAGATCCAGCTACTTCAGAGCTTTGGAATCATGCAGAGGAACAGGGAAAAAAAGGTTATCTTTTTTGGAAATCCAATAATGAAGTTCTTAATTCAAATGATATGATCAATTACTGGGTAGAAATGTGCAACAAATATCCTATTGTTTCCATTGAAGATGGACTTGCTGAAAACGACTGGGAAGGCTGGAAATTGATGACAGAAAAACTAGGAAATAAAATTCAAATTGTTGGTGATGATCTTTTTGTTACTAATGTAAAATATTTGAAGAAAGGCATTGAGAATAGTACTGCTAATTCTATTTTGGTCAAAGTCAATCAAATAGGCTCATTAACAGAGACTTTCGATGCCATTGAAATGGCGAAAACTGCTAAATATACATCTATCTTATCACATCGATCTGGTGAAACCGAAGATGCAATGATTGCTGATTTAGCTGTTGCAACAAATGCAGGTCAGATTAAAACAGGATCAATGTCTCGTTCAGATCGTTTAGCAAAGTATAATCAATTACTTCGCATTGAGGAAGAATTAGGAAATGGTGCTATTTATAAAGGAATTGAAACGTTTTATAATCTTGGTAGAGTATATCTGCCTGTATATAAATAA
- a CDS encoding tetratricopeptide repeat protein, with protein sequence MKKLFLLCLVLGLSSASFARLNPTISLMSPMDRHSLFVAMVESADAYQAAKHTKKAKEFYRAALEVYPIGDQAHVVAQKLGIDLDDEETFQQFLSTGDDAFKNKKYNTALAMYLMALELNQPLDLYKKIYQTYYALGDTERANFYQSILSNDMKNDIDNNMDDPSIIDADYTELAYESIADIDQPVPYNDHKKEELIQAFDDLI encoded by the coding sequence ATGAAAAAATTATTTTTATTGTGTCTCGTTTTGGGTCTTTCGTCTGCATCATTTGCACGTCTTAATCCTACAATCAGCTTAATGAGTCCTATGGATAGGCATTCATTGTTTGTTGCAATGGTAGAATCTGCTGATGCTTATCAAGCGGCAAAACATACCAAAAAAGCAAAAGAATTTTATCGTGCGGCATTGGAAGTATATCCTATTGGCGATCAAGCACATGTCGTTGCTCAAAAGCTTGGCATAGATTTAGATGATGAAGAGACTTTTCAGCAATTTTTGTCGACAGGAGATGATGCTTTCAAGAATAAAAAATACAATACGGCATTAGCAATGTATTTGATGGCATTGGAATTAAATCAGCCTCTTGATTTATACAAAAAAATATATCAAACTTATTATGCTTTAGGTGATACAGAACGTGCTAATTTTTATCAATCCATTCTCTCCAATGATATGAAAAATGATATTGATAATAATATGGACGATCCTTCGATTATAGATGCAGATTATACGGAATTAGCCTACGAAAGTATAGCAGATATTGATCAGCCAGTTCCCTATAATGATCATAAGAAAGAAGAATTAATTCAAGCATTTGACGATCTTATTTAA
- a CDS encoding S4 domain-containing protein codes for MRLDKWLKVTLIFKQRSKVVSYIENNKIRVNNEPVKASKTVKIGDVISIQKEIGVYHYTVLRLSEKNVTTVEAKEMYALQMLEQQGSEDEKFIRKIEKDRVLAAKKDWNKMYDNKKQQRKLRARKYNFE; via the coding sequence ATGAGGCTTGATAAGTGGCTTAAAGTAACTCTTATTTTTAAGCAGCGTTCTAAAGTCGTATCTTACATTGAAAACAATAAAATCCGTGTCAACAACGAGCCGGTGAAAGCATCAAAAACTGTTAAGATTGGTGATGTTATTAGCATACAAAAAGAAATTGGCGTTTATCACTATACAGTTTTGAGACTATCAGAAAAAAATGTGACAACAGTGGAAGCTAAAGAAATGTATGCTTTGCAGATGCTAGAACAACAAGGATCAGAAGATGAGAAATTCATCAGAAAGATCGAAAAAGACAGGGTGCTTGCTGCAAAAAAAGATTGGAACAAAATGTATGATAATAAAAAACAGCAACGTAAGTTACGAGCGCGAAAATATAATTTTGAATAG
- the thiL gene encoding thiamine-phosphate kinase — translation MQQELKSEDEIIQELMILFEVEGDRIGIGDDAAVLEYHQLLSVDAMVEGVHFLKEKASWDDVAYKLFAGSASDMAAMGGYVTGYLLSLGMPYDWHNDDLRIFIQGIKEFIHEFPADLLGGDIVRSKEFFGSVTVLGKTFTQPWLRTAAKPGDFIYVTGTLGDSQLYLQHELRKNILPMKDLTYFKQRHYRPIPRIDWAQEINKKYRVHAAMDISDGLIEDLSKLCRLSGVNFYVDANLLPLSTAFIGEENISEHKVFYQHNALIGGEDYELIIITDEIMDEDTLLDQGVKITRIGRILTEEETSIVLWNNKRHTSNEFQGYRHS, via the coding sequence ATGCAGCAAGAACTCAAAAGTGAAGATGAAATCATACAGGAATTAATGATTCTTTTTGAAGTCGAAGGGGATCGTATTGGTATTGGAGATGATGCTGCCGTATTGGAGTATCATCAGTTGCTTTCTGTTGATGCGATGGTTGAAGGTGTCCATTTTCTTAAGGAAAAAGCTTCTTGGGATGATGTTGCTTACAAACTTTTTGCTGGAAGTGCTAGCGATATGGCAGCAATGGGTGGTTATGTGACTGGTTACCTTTTGAGTTTAGGAATGCCTTATGATTGGCATAATGATGATTTACGTATTTTTATTCAAGGTATTAAAGAGTTCATTCATGAATTTCCTGCTGATCTATTGGGCGGAGATATTGTGCGTTCAAAAGAGTTTTTTGGGTCTGTTACAGTTCTGGGAAAAACATTTACTCAACCTTGGCTTCGAACTGCAGCCAAGCCTGGTGATTTTATTTATGTAACGGGTACTTTGGGTGATTCACAGCTTTATCTTCAGCATGAATTGAGAAAAAATATTTTGCCTATGAAAGATTTAACTTATTTTAAGCAGCGTCATTATCGACCTATTCCTCGTATTGATTGGGCGCAAGAAATCAATAAAAAATATCGGGTTCATGCGGCGATGGATATTAGCGATGGTTTGATTGAAGATCTTAGTAAATTATGTCGCTTATCAGGAGTTAATTTTTATGTTGACGCGAATCTTCTGCCTTTGAGTACAGCATTTATTGGGGAAGAAAATATTTCAGAACATAAAGTGTTTTATCAGCATAATGCGCTTATCGGCGGCGAAGATTATGAGTTGATTATTATTACGGATGAAATTATGGATGAAGATACTTTGCTAGATCAAGGTGTAAAAATAACTAGAATTGGTCGCATTCTTACGGAAGAAGAAACTAGTATTGTCTTATGGAACAATAAGCGTCATACCAGTAATGAATTTCAGGGTTATAGGCATTCTTAA
- the tmk gene encoding dTMP kinase, translated as MKGLFVSFEGVECSGKSLQCKLLYEYCLKHEIPVILVREPGGTPLGEKLRDLLLTETSTPITEFFIFSAARSQLTETKIIPHLEQEFVVISDRYFHSSLVYQGFGRHLDQKVLREISQVAVFNKHPDITFLLNPPLTTITERLQIKHKTIGLDRIERESKEFHEAIWKGYQKIASDFDYIEIIDASSDPESIHMTILDLLAQKDKRFINL; from the coding sequence ATGAAGGGGTTATTTGTTAGCTTTGAAGGTGTGGAATGTTCGGGAAAATCTTTGCAATGCAAACTTTTATATGAATACTGCTTAAAGCATGAAATTCCTGTAATATTAGTTCGTGAACCTGGAGGTACCCCTTTGGGTGAAAAATTACGTGATCTTTTGTTAACGGAAACATCAACTCCTATTACAGAATTCTTCATTTTTTCTGCAGCACGCAGTCAATTAACAGAAACAAAAATTATTCCTCATCTGGAACAAGAATTTGTCGTTATCAGTGATCGTTATTTTCATTCTTCTTTGGTTTATCAAGGCTTTGGGCGCCATCTGGACCAAAAAGTATTAAGAGAAATTTCTCAAGTCGCTGTCTTCAACAAGCATCCTGATATTACTTTTTTGTTAAACCCTCCACTAACAACCATCACAGAACGCTTGCAGATTAAACATAAAACCATTGGTCTAGACAGAATTGAACGTGAAAGCAAAGAATTTCATGAAGCTATTTGGAAAGGATACCAGAAAATAGCATCTGACTTTGATTATATCGAAATAATAGATGCTAGTTCTGATCCAGAATCAATTCATATGACTATTTTAGATTTATTAGCTCAAAAAGATAAGCGATTTATTAATTTATAA
- a CDS encoding potassium channel family protein, translated as MAQGIGQQYTYLVIGMGIFGQHIAESLSRSEAEIIVVDQNPDPLQKIKDFPVFPFQLDSTAEDAWKELDITKVDCVIVCIGEDMMASILTTLLMKKFNIPRIIARANSAEHAQILELINVSEIIRPEIESAEKLAGGLIGETGFVLSYERIWKDHAIIEVRINKHIAGQTLVNLDLRQIYKVNVIAIKHPVARVDENFQNINEYVIDEVPDPRQPLAEGDILIILGKLSDIDRLEKSPIAQMK; from the coding sequence ATGGCACAAGGTATTGGACAGCAATATACTTATTTAGTCATAGGGATGGGGATTTTTGGCCAGCATATTGCTGAAAGCTTGTCGCGCTCAGAAGCTGAAATTATTGTTGTTGATCAAAATCCTGATCCGCTTCAAAAAATTAAAGATTTTCCTGTATTTCCGTTTCAATTGGATTCTACTGCCGAAGATGCTTGGAAAGAACTTGATATTACTAAGGTGGATTGTGTTATTGTTTGTATAGGTGAGGATATGATGGCTAGTATTTTAACAACATTGCTGATGAAAAAATTTAACATTCCTCGTATTATTGCACGCGCCAATAGTGCCGAACATGCTCAAATTTTAGAGCTGATCAATGTATCGGAAATTATCCGCCCTGAAATAGAAAGTGCTGAGAAGTTAGCTGGTGGTCTTATTGGAGAAACAGGATTTGTTTTATCATATGAACGGATTTGGAAGGATCATGCGATTATTGAAGTGCGAATCAATAAACATATTGCAGGTCAAACATTAGTAAATCTTGATCTTAGACAGATTTATAAAGTGAATGTTATTGCTATCAAGCATCCAGTTGCACGTGTTGATGAAAATTTTCAAAATATTAATGAGTATGTGATTGATGAAGTTCCGGATCCTAGGCAGCCGCTTGCTGAAGGCGATATCCTTATTATTTTAGGCAAGTTGTCTGATATTGATAGGCTGGAAAAATCTCCTATTGCGCAAATGAAATAA
- a CDS encoding UvrD-helicase domain-containing protein has protein sequence MAYSFNFDDPSIIFNNNVPTILEASAGSGKTTILTERWIVCFLYLLVGEEKTVAEALSSIIALTFTKKAAAEMKERIRYRMNQLWINNELPDMILNLSKFHSNINILEAMKILNDQKEEINDLLSLSTITTINGFILQKLKQYPLESGLNSNLSPTEENSRVSNAEIKAQISTLQSLFEHKESKILQKIFTLGISLCGFAQWEKLFQDLRELITQHNENMIYDALENSQYMIFNNQIQNILNTNDSVQKIFDIIYPKLNVLIAALETENAYKPLTKNNKVFYQNLCNFNKDHLLSLFSKDILGEYIFSELKDSEGLQLREISNQKYKEFITCQYQILIPLIIPISQLCSQKLNQIYHEDNQISFSESEYLFLDILKNPLFDQKVCGNMKFLFIDEFQDTSDIQKQIVNKILEHNHIVPFFVGDPKQSIYSFRKANVQVFYDTQREFEKKGFQPKQLKTNYRSGKLYVKLINHLFSEIFANDAQNITYFPQESFRDVPAQFFYTCSEALDTAFIQAVHLLSSEMEQGTNPGNVIILLKRNRDILKFQKVLKKYLPDIPVTSSIKEPLWTSPYIMPLIRFLRVLVMPQDNFLLVSLLKSEFFRKSDPEIDKLIETSLKLNISIYDILENHDKQIITHLASLRDRIPLDELIDQIIKETEYDYVLQLYPNPGEALASMHLFLTEVQMLQQNYSMSVYEFLNYVDQHPDSTDTAEFLGEEGKTLRIMTIHSAKGLEAPCVFYIHENSSLREKFPLFIQDQIAFNVLGKDELGEKLSDLYKKEQLSEQKRLAYVALTRAKEKFYFCGLQSIVKKVEKKSEILHDKTWSTFFNIELIEKFSSLCNKIEDIPEKEPLIPADQERLDQNVTCYYESLKSKADIKQNREIIPQFLSVTQLLDAEFSPKYFQKKYKIKNFDINNYIQELDEGALYSYTLEIGSILHHILQNLDMPPKNEVETYLNLHYPHMKLFFEDILRYAYLYWNSEFYQRVYKNNTLIDKEREVAYLVNHDNNIIIRATVDLFLVSHEKNIITDYKLSIKNKLERYHRQLSYYALLSEYAGYPINELILFDLSEGKDIKLSWCKNTTENFFDQAMQMALKLLA, from the coding sequence ATGGCATATTCTTTTAATTTTGATGATCCATCAATTATTTTTAATAACAATGTTCCAACGATTTTAGAAGCTTCAGCAGGGAGTGGTAAAACAACTATCCTAACAGAACGTTGGATAGTTTGTTTTCTTTATTTGCTTGTTGGAGAAGAAAAAACAGTTGCAGAAGCGTTGAGTTCTATTATAGCACTTACTTTTACTAAAAAAGCTGCTGCTGAAATGAAAGAACGCATTCGGTATCGTATGAATCAACTCTGGATAAATAATGAATTGCCAGACATGATTTTAAATCTTTCGAAGTTTCATTCTAATATTAATATCTTAGAAGCGATGAAGATTTTGAACGATCAAAAAGAAGAAATTAATGATTTATTATCTTTAAGTACTATCACAACGATTAATGGATTTATTTTGCAGAAATTAAAACAATATCCCTTAGAATCAGGGTTGAATAGTAATTTATCTCCTACAGAGGAGAATAGTAGAGTATCGAATGCCGAAATTAAAGCCCAAATTTCTACGCTTCAGTCTCTTTTTGAACATAAGGAATCTAAAATTTTGCAGAAAATATTTACACTGGGCATAAGTTTATGTGGATTCGCACAATGGGAAAAACTCTTCCAAGATTTGCGAGAGCTTATCACACAGCATAACGAAAATATGATCTACGATGCTTTAGAGAATTCTCAATATATGATTTTTAATAATCAAATACAGAATATATTAAATACTAATGACTCTGTACAAAAAATTTTTGATATTATTTATCCTAAATTAAATGTTCTTATTGCTGCTTTAGAAACAGAAAATGCTTATAAACCGTTGACAAAGAACAATAAAGTATTCTATCAAAATTTATGTAATTTCAATAAGGACCATCTTCTAAGCTTGTTTTCTAAAGATATTCTTGGAGAGTATATATTCAGTGAATTAAAAGATTCAGAAGGGTTGCAATTAAGAGAAATAAGTAATCAAAAGTATAAAGAATTTATTACATGTCAATATCAAATTTTAATTCCATTAATTATACCTATTTCACAATTATGTTCTCAGAAATTAAATCAAATTTATCATGAAGATAATCAAATTTCTTTTAGTGAAAGTGAATATTTATTTTTAGATATTTTAAAAAATCCTCTATTTGACCAAAAAGTCTGCGGAAACATGAAATTTTTATTTATTGATGAGTTTCAAGATACATCGGATATTCAAAAGCAAATTGTCAATAAAATTTTGGAGCATAATCATATTGTTCCATTTTTTGTAGGGGATCCAAAACAATCAATTTACAGCTTCCGTAAAGCAAATGTACAAGTATTTTATGATACTCAAAGAGAATTCGAAAAAAAAGGGTTCCAGCCAAAACAACTCAAAACCAATTATCGTTCTGGTAAATTATATGTAAAACTCATCAATCACCTTTTTAGTGAAATTTTTGCAAACGATGCTCAAAATATTACTTATTTTCCACAAGAGTCTTTTCGAGATGTTCCTGCACAATTTTTTTATACATGTTCTGAAGCATTAGATACGGCTTTTATTCAAGCAGTGCATTTGCTTAGTAGCGAAATGGAACAAGGTACCAATCCTGGAAATGTTATTATTTTATTGAAAAGAAATAGAGATATTCTTAAGTTTCAGAAAGTATTAAAAAAATATTTGCCTGATATTCCAGTGACTTCATCAATTAAAGAGCCATTATGGACCAGTCCGTATATTATGCCATTGATTCGGTTTTTACGAGTATTAGTTATGCCACAGGATAATTTTCTATTGGTCTCTCTGCTTAAAAGTGAATTTTTTAGAAAAAGTGATCCTGAAATAGATAAATTGATTGAGACCTCATTAAAACTTAATATTTCTATATATGATATTTTAGAAAATCATGATAAACAAATTATTACTCATTTGGCTTCTCTTCGAGACCGCATTCCGTTAGATGAATTAATTGATCAAATAATAAAAGAAACAGAATATGATTACGTTCTGCAATTGTATCCCAATCCTGGAGAAGCATTGGCAAGTATGCATTTATTTCTTACGGAAGTACAAATGTTGCAGCAAAATTATTCAATGAGTGTATACGAATTCCTTAACTATGTTGATCAACATCCTGATTCAACGGATACTGCGGAATTTTTAGGAGAAGAAGGAAAAACTCTCAGAATAATGACGATTCATTCTGCTAAAGGTTTAGAAGCTCCCTGTGTTTTTTATATTCATGAAAATTCTTCATTGAGAGAAAAATTTCCACTTTTTATCCAGGATCAAATTGCATTCAATGTTCTGGGAAAAGATGAGTTAGGTGAGAAATTATCTGATCTCTATAAAAAGGAACAATTATCTGAGCAAAAGCGCCTGGCATATGTGGCTTTGACGCGGGCAAAAGAAAAATTTTATTTTTGTGGCCTTCAAAGTATCGTCAAGAAAGTAGAAAAAAAATCTGAAATTTTGCATGATAAAACCTGGTCTACTTTTTTCAATATAGAATTAATAGAAAAATTTTCATCTCTATGTAATAAAATTGAAGATATTCCTGAAAAAGAGCCTTTAATACCGGCTGATCAAGAAAGGCTAGATCAAAATGTTACCTGTTATTATGAATCTCTAAAAAGCAAAGCAGATATTAAGCAGAATCGAGAAATAATACCGCAATTTTTATCAGTAACGCAACTTTTAGATGCTGAATTTTCTCCAAAATATTTTCAAAAAAAATATAAAATTAAAAATTTTGATATTAATAACTATATACAAGAACTTGATGAAGGTGCATTATATTCATATACTCTTGAAATTGGATCTATTTTACATCATATATTGCAAAATTTAGATATGCCCCCCAAAAATGAGGTGGAAACTTATCTTAATTTGCATTATCCTCATATGAAATTATTTTTTGAAGATATTTTACGGTATGCTTATTTGTATTGGAACTCTGAGTTTTATCAACGAGTATATAAAAACAACACTTTGATTGATAAAGAGCGTGAAGTTGCCTATCTTGTTAATCATGATAATAATATTATCATACGGGCAACGGTAGATTTATTTCTTGTATCTCATGAGAAAAATATTATTACAGATTATAAGTTATCGATAAAAAATAAATTGGAACGTTATCATAGGCAATTATCTTATTATGCTTTGTTATCAGAATATGCAGGTTATCCTATCAATGAGCTTATTCTTTTTGATTTGAGTGAAGGAAAAGATATAAAATTATCTTGGTGCAAAAATACTACTGAGAATTTTTTTGATCAGGCTATGCAAATGGCATTAAAATTATTAGCTTAA
- a CDS encoding YaaR family protein gives MRIISRTTRQKNIFSHLSLSQTEKSKKLFLHMMDDINDEPILEQMLHNSDEVLNNISLLGEELDKIGRELAEKPLPENFARYKKYIRLMVKGIVKNSITKEITARVGLTRTKLFKISQQIDQTLADLAQRILNDERNRIDILNLTDKLKGLILNILT, from the coding sequence ATGCGTATTATTTCCCGAACAACTCGTCAAAAAAATATATTTTCTCATTTATCTCTCTCCCAAACTGAAAAATCGAAAAAACTATTCCTACATATGATGGATGATATTAATGATGAACCCATACTTGAACAAATGCTTCACAATAGTGATGAAGTTTTAAATAATATATCATTATTAGGAGAAGAATTAGATAAAATAGGACGGGAGCTAGCTGAAAAACCATTACCAGAAAATTTTGCGCGTTATAAAAAATATATACGTTTGATGGTTAAAGGTATCGTAAAAAATTCCATTACTAAAGAAATTACTGCTCGGGTGGGACTAACAAGAACAAAATTATTTAAGATTTCTCAACAAATAGATCAAACTTTAGCTGATTTAGCTCAAAGAATACTTAATGACGAACGAAATCGTATTGACATTTTAAATTTGACAGATAAACTAAAAGGATTAATCCTTAATATTCTCACTTAA
- the ruvA gene encoding Holliday junction branch migration protein RuvA — protein MIGAVKGKLIHKTDSKILIETASGICYDIFVSDRLLNSSTENDTFFIYTSLIVREQEMYLVGFHTWEERNLFDLLITAKGIGPKQGLKILNDLTGYELRTAIVTGDVASLSKIKGISAKKAEQLILDLQEKMQKNISHAEMSTINISLPKKKMEILLTMRTLGYSDTEIKKPLDEFCDSCDMEMSVEQLIVLFLSFLRNK, from the coding sequence ATGATCGGAGCAGTAAAAGGAAAACTTATTCATAAAACAGATTCTAAAATATTAATCGAAACGGCATCAGGTATTTGTTATGATATCTTTGTATCCGATCGACTCCTGAATAGTTCTACAGAAAATGATACTTTTTTTATTTATACTTCACTTATTGTTAGGGAACAGGAAATGTATTTAGTTGGTTTCCATACATGGGAAGAACGGAATTTATTTGATTTGTTAATCACAGCAAAAGGAATAGGACCCAAACAAGGGCTTAAAATCCTCAATGATTTGACAGGCTATGAATTAAGAACTGCAATAGTAACCGGTGATGTAGCCAGTTTATCGAAGATTAAAGGCATTAGTGCCAAAAAAGCAGAACAATTAATTTTAGATCTCCAAGAAAAAATGCAAAAAAATATCTCGCATGCTGAAATGTCTACGATAAATATTTCTCTACCTAAAAAGAAAATGGAAATTCTACTTACAATGCGCACACTTGGTTACAGCGATACAGAAATTAAAAAACCTTTAGATGAATTTTGTGACAGCTGTGATATGGAAATGTCAGTAGAACAGCTTATTGTTTTATTTTTATCGTTTTTAAGAAACAAGTAA